A single genomic interval of Dysidea avara chromosome 8, odDysAvar1.4, whole genome shotgun sequence harbors:
- the LOC136264571 gene encoding uncharacterized protein isoform X2, whose protein sequence is MMDEVKFLYECVKAGKLSNAEAKEFLSSGGSSESRERGQQLKVAAGAATVPAVRNEADTVGVLSKKAELMAKYKAIQKVDRQDSLSSGKTVGGKMKSTARSPVLMKISMGGMKFNDLKQCGTRCKELGPMVAISLRPAATYEEIVGMAKQQFFAESNVSSDEDRYEYFLADPQGSKLMNSIAGKSWSLAQYIHVHGYYPSKTKIYCVQCDKGQNALEEYVMKKDSNAEKFTHIGSNKDSMNHSSADICDKRPLVIEVSEGAPGNLEVTKKNKDPFLLSGTQISLGRKLGEGGFGMVYLSHLNGTEVAVKQLKLDKRADGDHMDEVKALSALRHPNIVVFMGYTCDDNSIQIVTNYVRGGDLYKLLFTEKKQLTVSNRNFIAEQITQALTYMHTLSPPMIHRDIKPSNILVEESTLHVYLTDMGMAKVKFSCSTLTEACCVGTPYYAAPETFDGVVGKASDIWSLGIVLIELYGQQHAWRNVKTNNQLMMQLLTKKLPTYSHLDQHVQQVCESCLKYEPKQCSSGAEILQLIRTSN, encoded by the exons ATGATGGATGAAGTAAAATTTCTTTATGAGTGTGTGAAAGCAGGAAAACTTTCCAATGCAGAAGCCAAAGAGTTTCTATCTTCTGGTGGGTCGTCTGAGAGTCGAGAACGAGGTCAACAACTGAAAGTCGCAGCGGGGGCTGCAACGGTTCCAGCGGTTCGAAATGAAGCAGATACAG TAGGAGTATTAAGCAAGAAAGCTGAGTTGATGGCGAAATACAAAGCAATTCAAAAGGTAGACCGACAAGACAGTTTGAGTTCAGGTAAAACGGTTGGCGGTAAGATGAAGTCCACCGCTCGTAGCCCTGTCTTGATGAAG ATTTCCATGGGGGGTATGAAATTCAATGACCTCAAGCAATGTGGGACACGATGCAAGGAATTGGGTCCAATGGTTGCTATTTCACTACGCCCTGCAGCTACATATGAAGAGATAGTGGGAATGGCCAAGCAACAATTCTTTGCAGAGTCAAATGTCAGTTCTGATGAGGATAGATATGAGTACTTTTTGGCAGACCCACAAGGTAGTAAACTTATGAACTCGATTGCTGGAAAATCGTGGAGTTTAGCACAGTACATCCATGTCCATGGATACTACCCATCAAAAACTAAAATTTACTGTGTTCAG TGTGACAAAGGTCAAAATGCTTTAGAAGAATATGTAATGAAAAAAGATTCTAACGCAGAAAAGTTTACACACATCGGCAGCAACAAAGACTCCATGAATCATTCATCAGCAGACATATGTGATAAGCGGCCATTAGTCATAGAAGTCAGTGAAGGCGCTCCAGGAAACTTAGAAGTGACAAAGAAAAACAAAG ATCCGTTCTTGTTGTCTGGCACTCAAATCTCACTTGGGAGAAAATTAGGAGAGGGTGGGTTTGGGATGGTGTATTTGTCACATCTAAATGGAACTGAAGTTGCTGTCAAACAACTTAAACTAGACAAAAGGGCAGATGGAGACCATATGGACGAAGTAAAAGCATTAAG TGCTCTTCGCCATCCAAACATCGTAGTCTTCATGGGTTACACATGTGATGACAACAGCATTCAAATTGTGACCAACTATGTTCGTGGGGGTGACTTGTACAAGCTACTGTTCACTGAA AAAAAGCAGCTAACTGTGAGTAACAGGAACTTCATAGCTGAGCAGATTACTCAAGCCTTGACATATATGCATACTTTGAGCCCTCCAATGATTCACCGGGATATAAAACCATCAAATATACTG GTAGAAGAAAGTACACTTCATGTGTACTTAACTGATATGGGTATGGCAAAGGTTAAGTTTAGTTGTTCAACACTCACAGAAGCTTGTTGTGTGGGAACCCCATACTATGCAGCCCCTGAAACCTTCGACGGAGTAGTTGGAAAAGCTTCAGATATATGGTCGTTAGGCATCGTATTGATAGAATTGTATGGCCAGCAACATGCTTGGAGAAATGTCAAGACCAACAACCAGCTAATGATGCAATTATTAACAAAGAAGTTACCAACATACAGCCATTTAGATCAACATGTACAACAAGTATGTGAATCCTGCTTAAAATATGAGCCTAAGCAATGCTCATCTGGGGCTGAAATCTTGCAGTTAATCAGGACATCAAACTAA
- the LOC136264571 gene encoding uncharacterized protein isoform X4, with the protein MMDEVKFLYECVKAGKLSNAEAKEFLSSGGSSESRERGQQLKVAAGAATVPAVRNEADTVGVLSKKAELMAKYKAIQKISMGGMKFNDLKQCGTRCKELGPMVAISLRPAATYEEIVGMAKQQFFAESNVSSDEDRYEYFLADPQGSKLMNSIAGKSWSLAQYIHVHGYYPSKTKIYCVQCDKGQNALEEYVMKKDSNAEKFTHIGSNKDSMNHSSADICDKRPLVIEVSEGAPGNLEVTKKNKDPFLLSGTQISLGRKLGEGGFGMVYLSHLNGTEVAVKQLKLDKRADGDHMDEVKALSALRHPNIVVFMGYTCDDNSIQIVTNYVRGGDLYKLLFTEKKQLTVSNRNFIAEQITQALTYMHTLSPPMIHRDIKPSNILVEESTLHVYLTDMGMAKVKFSCSTLTEACCVGTPYYAAPETFDGVVGKASDIWSLGIVLIELYGQQHAWRNVKTNNQLMMQLLTKKLPTYSHLDQHVQQVCESCLKYEPKQCSSGAEILQLIRTSN; encoded by the exons ATGATGGATGAAGTAAAATTTCTTTATGAGTGTGTGAAAGCAGGAAAACTTTCCAATGCAGAAGCCAAAGAGTTTCTATCTTCTGGTGGGTCGTCTGAGAGTCGAGAACGAGGTCAACAACTGAAAGTCGCAGCGGGGGCTGCAACGGTTCCAGCGGTTCGAAATGAAGCAGATACAG TAGGAGTATTAAGCAAGAAAGCTGAGTTGATGGCGAAATACAAAGCAATTCAAAAG ATTTCCATGGGGGGTATGAAATTCAATGACCTCAAGCAATGTGGGACACGATGCAAGGAATTGGGTCCAATGGTTGCTATTTCACTACGCCCTGCAGCTACATATGAAGAGATAGTGGGAATGGCCAAGCAACAATTCTTTGCAGAGTCAAATGTCAGTTCTGATGAGGATAGATATGAGTACTTTTTGGCAGACCCACAAGGTAGTAAACTTATGAACTCGATTGCTGGAAAATCGTGGAGTTTAGCACAGTACATCCATGTCCATGGATACTACCCATCAAAAACTAAAATTTACTGTGTTCAG TGTGACAAAGGTCAAAATGCTTTAGAAGAATATGTAATGAAAAAAGATTCTAACGCAGAAAAGTTTACACACATCGGCAGCAACAAAGACTCCATGAATCATTCATCAGCAGACATATGTGATAAGCGGCCATTAGTCATAGAAGTCAGTGAAGGCGCTCCAGGAAACTTAGAAGTGACAAAGAAAAACAAAG ATCCGTTCTTGTTGTCTGGCACTCAAATCTCACTTGGGAGAAAATTAGGAGAGGGTGGGTTTGGGATGGTGTATTTGTCACATCTAAATGGAACTGAAGTTGCTGTCAAACAACTTAAACTAGACAAAAGGGCAGATGGAGACCATATGGACGAAGTAAAAGCATTAAG TGCTCTTCGCCATCCAAACATCGTAGTCTTCATGGGTTACACATGTGATGACAACAGCATTCAAATTGTGACCAACTATGTTCGTGGGGGTGACTTGTACAAGCTACTGTTCACTGAA AAAAAGCAGCTAACTGTGAGTAACAGGAACTTCATAGCTGAGCAGATTACTCAAGCCTTGACATATATGCATACTTTGAGCCCTCCAATGATTCACCGGGATATAAAACCATCAAATATACTG GTAGAAGAAAGTACACTTCATGTGTACTTAACTGATATGGGTATGGCAAAGGTTAAGTTTAGTTGTTCAACACTCACAGAAGCTTGTTGTGTGGGAACCCCATACTATGCAGCCCCTGAAACCTTCGACGGAGTAGTTGGAAAAGCTTCAGATATATGGTCGTTAGGCATCGTATTGATAGAATTGTATGGCCAGCAACATGCTTGGAGAAATGTCAAGACCAACAACCAGCTAATGATGCAATTATTAACAAAGAAGTTACCAACATACAGCCATTTAGATCAACATGTACAACAAGTATGTGAATCCTGCTTAAAATATGAGCCTAAGCAATGCTCATCTGGGGCTGAAATCTTGCAGTTAATCAGGACATCAAACTAA
- the LOC136264571 gene encoding uncharacterized protein isoform X1: MMDEVKFLYECVKAGKLSNAEAKEFLSSGGSSESRERGQQLKVAAGAATVPAVRNEADTAVGVLSKKAELMAKYKAIQKVDRQDSLSSGKTVGGKMKSTARSPVLMKISMGGMKFNDLKQCGTRCKELGPMVAISLRPAATYEEIVGMAKQQFFAESNVSSDEDRYEYFLADPQGSKLMNSIAGKSWSLAQYIHVHGYYPSKTKIYCVQCDKGQNALEEYVMKKDSNAEKFTHIGSNKDSMNHSSADICDKRPLVIEVSEGAPGNLEVTKKNKDPFLLSGTQISLGRKLGEGGFGMVYLSHLNGTEVAVKQLKLDKRADGDHMDEVKALSALRHPNIVVFMGYTCDDNSIQIVTNYVRGGDLYKLLFTEKKQLTVSNRNFIAEQITQALTYMHTLSPPMIHRDIKPSNILVEESTLHVYLTDMGMAKVKFSCSTLTEACCVGTPYYAAPETFDGVVGKASDIWSLGIVLIELYGQQHAWRNVKTNNQLMMQLLTKKLPTYSHLDQHVQQVCESCLKYEPKQCSSGAEILQLIRTSN; encoded by the exons ATGATGGATGAAGTAAAATTTCTTTATGAGTGTGTGAAAGCAGGAAAACTTTCCAATGCAGAAGCCAAAGAGTTTCTATCTTCTGGTGGGTCGTCTGAGAGTCGAGAACGAGGTCAACAACTGAAAGTCGCAGCGGGGGCTGCAACGGTTCCAGCGGTTCGAAATGAAGCAGATACAG CAGTAGGAGTATTAAGCAAGAAAGCTGAGTTGATGGCGAAATACAAAGCAATTCAAAAGGTAGACCGACAAGACAGTTTGAGTTCAGGTAAAACGGTTGGCGGTAAGATGAAGTCCACCGCTCGTAGCCCTGTCTTGATGAAG ATTTCCATGGGGGGTATGAAATTCAATGACCTCAAGCAATGTGGGACACGATGCAAGGAATTGGGTCCAATGGTTGCTATTTCACTACGCCCTGCAGCTACATATGAAGAGATAGTGGGAATGGCCAAGCAACAATTCTTTGCAGAGTCAAATGTCAGTTCTGATGAGGATAGATATGAGTACTTTTTGGCAGACCCACAAGGTAGTAAACTTATGAACTCGATTGCTGGAAAATCGTGGAGTTTAGCACAGTACATCCATGTCCATGGATACTACCCATCAAAAACTAAAATTTACTGTGTTCAG TGTGACAAAGGTCAAAATGCTTTAGAAGAATATGTAATGAAAAAAGATTCTAACGCAGAAAAGTTTACACACATCGGCAGCAACAAAGACTCCATGAATCATTCATCAGCAGACATATGTGATAAGCGGCCATTAGTCATAGAAGTCAGTGAAGGCGCTCCAGGAAACTTAGAAGTGACAAAGAAAAACAAAG ATCCGTTCTTGTTGTCTGGCACTCAAATCTCACTTGGGAGAAAATTAGGAGAGGGTGGGTTTGGGATGGTGTATTTGTCACATCTAAATGGAACTGAAGTTGCTGTCAAACAACTTAAACTAGACAAAAGGGCAGATGGAGACCATATGGACGAAGTAAAAGCATTAAG TGCTCTTCGCCATCCAAACATCGTAGTCTTCATGGGTTACACATGTGATGACAACAGCATTCAAATTGTGACCAACTATGTTCGTGGGGGTGACTTGTACAAGCTACTGTTCACTGAA AAAAAGCAGCTAACTGTGAGTAACAGGAACTTCATAGCTGAGCAGATTACTCAAGCCTTGACATATATGCATACTTTGAGCCCTCCAATGATTCACCGGGATATAAAACCATCAAATATACTG GTAGAAGAAAGTACACTTCATGTGTACTTAACTGATATGGGTATGGCAAAGGTTAAGTTTAGTTGTTCAACACTCACAGAAGCTTGTTGTGTGGGAACCCCATACTATGCAGCCCCTGAAACCTTCGACGGAGTAGTTGGAAAAGCTTCAGATATATGGTCGTTAGGCATCGTATTGATAGAATTGTATGGCCAGCAACATGCTTGGAGAAATGTCAAGACCAACAACCAGCTAATGATGCAATTATTAACAAAGAAGTTACCAACATACAGCCATTTAGATCAACATGTACAACAAGTATGTGAATCCTGCTTAAAATATGAGCCTAAGCAATGCTCATCTGGGGCTGAAATCTTGCAGTTAATCAGGACATCAAACTAA
- the LOC136264571 gene encoding uncharacterized protein isoform X3, whose protein sequence is MMDEVKFLYECVKAGKLSNAEAKEFLSSGGSSESRERGQQLKVAAGAATVPAVRNEADTAVGVLSKKAELMAKYKAIQKISMGGMKFNDLKQCGTRCKELGPMVAISLRPAATYEEIVGMAKQQFFAESNVSSDEDRYEYFLADPQGSKLMNSIAGKSWSLAQYIHVHGYYPSKTKIYCVQCDKGQNALEEYVMKKDSNAEKFTHIGSNKDSMNHSSADICDKRPLVIEVSEGAPGNLEVTKKNKDPFLLSGTQISLGRKLGEGGFGMVYLSHLNGTEVAVKQLKLDKRADGDHMDEVKALSALRHPNIVVFMGYTCDDNSIQIVTNYVRGGDLYKLLFTEKKQLTVSNRNFIAEQITQALTYMHTLSPPMIHRDIKPSNILVEESTLHVYLTDMGMAKVKFSCSTLTEACCVGTPYYAAPETFDGVVGKASDIWSLGIVLIELYGQQHAWRNVKTNNQLMMQLLTKKLPTYSHLDQHVQQVCESCLKYEPKQCSSGAEILQLIRTSN, encoded by the exons ATGATGGATGAAGTAAAATTTCTTTATGAGTGTGTGAAAGCAGGAAAACTTTCCAATGCAGAAGCCAAAGAGTTTCTATCTTCTGGTGGGTCGTCTGAGAGTCGAGAACGAGGTCAACAACTGAAAGTCGCAGCGGGGGCTGCAACGGTTCCAGCGGTTCGAAATGAAGCAGATACAG CAGTAGGAGTATTAAGCAAGAAAGCTGAGTTGATGGCGAAATACAAAGCAATTCAAAAG ATTTCCATGGGGGGTATGAAATTCAATGACCTCAAGCAATGTGGGACACGATGCAAGGAATTGGGTCCAATGGTTGCTATTTCACTACGCCCTGCAGCTACATATGAAGAGATAGTGGGAATGGCCAAGCAACAATTCTTTGCAGAGTCAAATGTCAGTTCTGATGAGGATAGATATGAGTACTTTTTGGCAGACCCACAAGGTAGTAAACTTATGAACTCGATTGCTGGAAAATCGTGGAGTTTAGCACAGTACATCCATGTCCATGGATACTACCCATCAAAAACTAAAATTTACTGTGTTCAG TGTGACAAAGGTCAAAATGCTTTAGAAGAATATGTAATGAAAAAAGATTCTAACGCAGAAAAGTTTACACACATCGGCAGCAACAAAGACTCCATGAATCATTCATCAGCAGACATATGTGATAAGCGGCCATTAGTCATAGAAGTCAGTGAAGGCGCTCCAGGAAACTTAGAAGTGACAAAGAAAAACAAAG ATCCGTTCTTGTTGTCTGGCACTCAAATCTCACTTGGGAGAAAATTAGGAGAGGGTGGGTTTGGGATGGTGTATTTGTCACATCTAAATGGAACTGAAGTTGCTGTCAAACAACTTAAACTAGACAAAAGGGCAGATGGAGACCATATGGACGAAGTAAAAGCATTAAG TGCTCTTCGCCATCCAAACATCGTAGTCTTCATGGGTTACACATGTGATGACAACAGCATTCAAATTGTGACCAACTATGTTCGTGGGGGTGACTTGTACAAGCTACTGTTCACTGAA AAAAAGCAGCTAACTGTGAGTAACAGGAACTTCATAGCTGAGCAGATTACTCAAGCCTTGACATATATGCATACTTTGAGCCCTCCAATGATTCACCGGGATATAAAACCATCAAATATACTG GTAGAAGAAAGTACACTTCATGTGTACTTAACTGATATGGGTATGGCAAAGGTTAAGTTTAGTTGTTCAACACTCACAGAAGCTTGTTGTGTGGGAACCCCATACTATGCAGCCCCTGAAACCTTCGACGGAGTAGTTGGAAAAGCTTCAGATATATGGTCGTTAGGCATCGTATTGATAGAATTGTATGGCCAGCAACATGCTTGGAGAAATGTCAAGACCAACAACCAGCTAATGATGCAATTATTAACAAAGAAGTTACCAACATACAGCCATTTAGATCAACATGTACAACAAGTATGTGAATCCTGCTTAAAATATGAGCCTAAGCAATGCTCATCTGGGGCTGAAATCTTGCAGTTAATCAGGACATCAAACTAA